From the genome of Pirellulaceae bacterium:
TGACGCTCCATCGACGGGCGAAAGCAATTCGCCTCGCTCAGACGACATGCTGTCGCACTGCTTGCCACCCACGAAGTTGGGAATCTTGCGCACCGTTAACAATGTTTGCAACATATATGTCAGTTCTCACTGGAGTTCGATAACGAAACGCGACTACCGCCTGCACTCAGCTTCATGCATCATCCTACACATGCGTGAACGATTACCCACCGGCTGACCGTCGAGCCAGCCACTGTCCGCGGCCCTCGTTGCCAACTACTTTGTAGTTGTCGACGATCACCTCTCCGCGAGACAGCGTGGTGCGAGCAAACCCAGCCAGTTCCATGCCTTCGTAGGGATTCCAATCAGCGCCGGTCTCCATCGTAGCTGGGTCAACCGTGAATTTGCGTGTGGGATGGATAATTACCAGGTCCGCATCAGAGCCAATTTGTATAGCTCCCTTTCTGGGCGCCAGCCCCATGACGCGGGCTGGATGGTGACACAATACATCAACCATTTGAGCCAATTCCAGTCGGCCTTCCAGCACTCCTGTGGTGTACACCACGGGTAGCAGCGTTTCCAGGCCCGGCATTCCCATGGGAATTTTCGTCCAATCGCCGTTCCACATCGCTTTCTGCTGGCGCGTAAAGGTGCACGTATCCGTGGACACTACAGACACTTCACCGTCGCGCAGCCCCTGCCAAAGCCGCGCGATGTCGGCGGGCTTTTTGACTTGCGGACAGCATGCATATAGATGTCCATCCGGTCGCGAAAAAACCGAGTCGTCCAGAATCAAATACTGAGCGCATGTTTCAGCGATCACTGGCACGCCACGAGCCTGCGCTGCCTTGACAATGTCCGCACCCTGGCCTGTAGACATGTGCACAATGTACAACGGCCCGCCAGTGATTTCACACCAAGTTACGGCTCGCTGGATCGCTTCGGCTTCAATGTAGTTGGGCCGAGTCATGGCGTGCAACTGGGCTCCGTACTGCTGCATGAGCTTGGGTGTATGATGTCGTGCAATCAGCTCATCCAGTACTCGCGATGATTCGGCATGCACCAGCAACATGCTGCCCAGCTCAGCCATCTTTTCCAGCGTGCCGAACAGCGCCCGATCATCCGACTGCCAGCCTTCGCTTTGGTAGATCATGAACTCTTTGAACGTGGAGAACCCGCGCTGGACCATACCTGGAATCTGCTGTCGATGTTGATCCCAGTTGGTGATACACACGTGAAACGTGTAGTCGATCAACGCCTTGCCTTCGGCTTTCTTGTGCCAATTGTCGACCGCTTCGGACAGTGATTCGTATCGCCCTTCTTTGGCATAAGGAATGGCAAAGTCGATCAGCGTCGTCACGCCACCACGAGCTGCCGCACGCGTACCCGTGCGATAATCGTCCGATGACGTCGTGCCACAAAACGGTAGCTCCAGATGTACGTGAACATCCAAAACGCCCGGCATTACCAGATGACCACTCGCGTCGATAATCGTATCGGCACTGGCGCTATCGGCCAGGTTCTGACCAATCGCCGTGATCTTGTCGCCCGCAATACCAATGTCAGCCTGAACAATCCCGCCAGGTGTTGCGATCTGGCCACCTGTTACTAGCTTGTCGAATCTCATGGCTGCCTCCGGAATGCTTGATGTGTCGTGAATGGCTCAGGGCAATGGTAGTCTACGCCAGCGGTGGACCGGCGCGAGTCAGTCTAAATTGCTCTCAGAGTTCTAACGTCAATTGATATTCACGTTGATATGTGGCGTAATCTGGTCCTGGCTCCGCTAGTTTCACCCGCTGCACCCTAAGCTGCTATGTCGCGGATCGAACTACAACTGGCTTAATCCATAGTCGATGGCTGCGATGGCGTAGTCCACATCGGCCCGAGTAATGCATAGCGGCGGCTTGATGCGCAGCACGTTGCCGTACAGCCCACCTTTACCTACCAGCACGCTGCACTCGCGCAGCATCTCATGCAGGCGCGCCGTCTGTTCTCGGGCGGGTTGTTTGGTGCTGCGATCGGTGACCAGCTCCACACCCAACATCAGTCCCAACCCACGAACATCGCCGATGATCTCGTACTTATCTTGGAGTTGCAACAGTTGATCTTTGAAATAGCCGCCCACCTGCCGAGCATTTTCTTGCAAGCCATCTTCGTCGATAACGTCCAGCACCGCTAGCGCGGCGGCCGTACTAACCGGGTTTCCTCCAAAGGTATTAACATGCAGCCGCTGACGCATGGTGTCGGCAATTTCGGGGCGCGTGACTACGGCACCGATGGGCGCTCCGTTACCTAGGCTCTTGGCCATGGTCACGATATCGGGGACGACGGAGTAATTCTGGAAACCCCAGTAGTGCTCGCCTGTTCGCCCAAAGCCGGTTTGCACTTCGTCGGCGATGCACAAGCCACCGTGTTCGCGGGCAGCTTGATAGGCCTGTGGCAGGTACGATGGTGCTCCCGCCGTTGTTCCGCCCACGCCCTGAATGGGCTCAGCTATGAATGCGGCCAGTTTGCCAGTGGTACTGTACTGGATGACCTGCCGCAAATCGGCGACGCTATCCCGCGCGACTTGATCGGCATCACCGCTGAATAAACTGCGATACGGATCGGGGGCGGCAGCATGATACACGCTGGTTGTAGCGGCCGCTTCATATTTCCAGGTATGATGCGACGTGATGGACATGGTAATGCCCGATCCACCATGATAGCCATTGCGCAGGGCGATGACATCACGCTGCCCAGTATAAAGTCGAGCCATCAATATCGCCAAATCATTGGCTTCGCTGCCGCTGTTGGTAAAATACGCCACCTCTAAACCGGCCGGCAATTTTGCGGCCAGTTTCGCGCCCAGTTCAGCGACATTCGGGTGCAGATAGATTGTCGTTGCGTGCGGCAATAATCCTACCTGCTGCTGTACTCGCTGCACTATCTTGGGATGGCAGTGCCCACAGGAGACACTGACAATCCCGGCGAACAGGTCCAGGTATCGCTGCCCTGCGTCATCGAAGAGATACTGCATGTAACCTTCGACCAACATCAGTGGCCGTTGGTAATAGGTCAGCAGACCTGGATTCAGATAGCGTTGTCGTAACGCCCATACCTCGTCGCGCGAAGGCCCGGTGTATCGTCGTGGCTGATGGTCGCACTGGGGCAAACTGACGGCAAACTGGTGAGCTATCGACATATTCATGTTCCCCTGAGTGTGGCTTGGTGGCTAACAGCGGGAAAAAGTGTGCTCAGTGTGGCATGAGCAACACCCGCCACCAGCAATCCCGCAAACCATGCATAGGTATAGATGACATTCAGCACTTCTGGAATTTGCAAGGACTCACGGCCAACGACTTGCACGATAAACCCTGGCACGTTCACAGAAATACCCAGCGCCAGCGCGACCAGTGCTCGCCAATTAAAACCTGCCTGGTAGCGATAACGGCCTGTGACTTGGTAGAGTTCATCCACATTCAAATGACCGCGACGAATCAAGAAGTAGTCGACGATCATTACTCCAGCAATTGCACCCAGCAATCCGCCGTAGCCAATCAGCCACGTAAAAATGTAACCGCTCGGATCGGCAATCAGTTTCCATGGCAGGATGCCGATGCCGATTACTCCGGCAATCAAGCCACCCAGCTTGAAGCTGATTCGTCGTGGCCACAAATTGGAGAAATCGTTAGCTGGCGACACGATGTTGGCCGCAATGTTGGTCGAAAGCGTGGCGACAGTCAGAGCCAACAGGGCCACGCCGACCAAGACTGGATTGCCAAACCTGCCTACCAAGTCCACCGGCTGCCAGATCGCCTGACCATAGATCAACACCGAAGCGCAGGTCACCGCGATTCCTATAAAGCTGAACAAGGCCATGGTTGAAGGCAACCCAATCAATTGCCCGAGCATTTGATCACGCTGCGAGCGCGCGTATCGCGTAAAGTCGGGGATATTCAGCGACAGTGTCGCCCAGAAGCCCACCATGGCTGTGAGATTCGGACCAAAGACACGCCAAAAATCAAACTCCTGGACCTCTTGCCCGCGAATCTGCTGGATGACCTGAGGATCAAACAGGGCAGCGGGTCCGCCGGCTGTGCGCACGGCCCAGACCAGCAGCGCCAGCCCCGAGATCAACAAAAACGGGGCAGCCAAATTCTCCAGCCATTTGATGCTGTCGATGCCCATCAGGATGATGGCCATGTTGACCAGCCAGAACAGCAGAAAGCACGACCAGTGCCCAAGTGTTAAGCCCAACCACGGGCCGCTGCCGACTTCGGCGGCTGAAAATCCAAAGATCACGACATGCAGCGTGTAGATGGCGGCACCACCGATCCAGGTTTGAATGCCAAACCACCCGCAAGCCACCAGGGCGCGCATCATTGCCGGTACGTTGGCACCCAGCGTTCCGAACGAGGCACGCAATAAAACTGGAAACGGAATTCCATAGCGTGTGCCGGCGTGCGCGTTGAGCACCATCGGGATCAACACAATAAGGTTGCCCAAAGCGATCGTCAGCATCGACTGCCCGATCGACATGCCTTGGGCCACAAGTCCAGCGGCCATCATGTAGGTGGGGATGCAGACCGACAACCCGACCCACAGCGCAGCGATATTCCACACAGTCCACGTGCGATGCTCCGGCGGTACCGGCGCTAAATCGGGATTGCACAGCGGAGAATCGCGAAGGGCCGTGGAATCTGGTGTCATGTACGATCAACCACTAGGGTGCGGTCAGGTCTTGATAGCTGTCGGGACGGCGATCGCGGTAAAACTGCCATACGTTGCGGACTTCGCGAATCATCTCCAAATCCAGGTCGGCGATCACCACATCATCCTCCAAACGCTTGCCTTCGGCCATGATCTGACCGCGAGGATTGGCAAAATACGACTGTCCGTAGAACTCGCCCATGTTCCAAGGCTGCTCGGTACCCGGACGATTGATCGCGCCGACATAGTAAATATTGTTGGCCGCCGCAGCCGTCTGCTCCAGCTTCCACAGGTACTCGCTCAGCCCAGCCACCGTGGCTGATGGATTAAAGACGATCTCAGCACCGCCCAGCCCCAATGCGCGCCAGCCTTCTGGAAAATGGCGATCGTAACAAATGTAAACACCCACCTGACCGACTTGGGTGTTGAACACCGGATACCCCAAGTTGCCCGGCCGAAAGTAAAACTTCTCCCAAAAACCCGGCTCACAATGCGGCAGGTGCATCTTGCGAAATTTACCTAAGTACTTGCCATCCGCGTCGATGACGGCAGCCGTGTTGTAGTACACGCCCGTCATCTCTTCTTCGTAGATGGGTACCACCAATACCATATGGTGTTTGGCGGCGATCTGTTGCATCAGTCGCGTCGTTGGACCGTCAGGTATCCGCTCGGTGATGTCGTACCATTTTCTGTTTTGTTCGGCACAGAAATACGGTCCGTAAAACAGCTCCTGCATACAGGCAACTTGCGCGCCACGCTGAGCGGCCTGGTCCAACTGAGCTACCACGCGATCGATCATCGCCTGCTTGATGACGTGAACATCGCTAGAATCCGAACAGAGTTTCGTTTGTATCAATGCGCCGCGAACGATGCGTGCCATAAGCCTAGTCCTTGTGTTGTACGGTCATCATAGCGAGTATCTGGACCAGTTGATACAGGCAAGATGCCTTGGAATTGCAGAAAACCAAGCTAGTAGCGGTGACCGTGCACACACTTGCTCGGGTGGGACAAGCGGAGCTGGTGCGAGGCTGGTCGTAACAACCACCAGGTGCATTCAGTGTTAAGGTTCATGCAATCGTTACCTGGTCCAGCTCCGCACCGACCCACCCGCTACACTTCACCACCCGCTACACTTCACCACCCGGCGAGCGCTCGCCTAGCCGAGCCGGCATCGGGAATTCGAGAACAAATTTGGTGCCGCGGCCAAGCTCGCTGTGCACGCTGATCCGGCCCCCGTGGGCCTCGATGATCTTGCGCGCGGTCGGCAATCCCAGGCCAGAACCACCATGCTTGGTCGAGTAGAATGGATCAAACATGTGAATGGCCGTGTTGTCTTCCATGCCACAACCGGTATCGATCAAGTCGATGGCGACACCGCGCGGCGTGATGTACGTCCTGACGATCAACTGTCCGCCATCTTCCATCGCCTCAAGTGCGTTTTTTACCAGATTGACCAACGCGGCTTGCAGTGAATCGCTATGCAGCAAGACACTGGGGAGGTCTGGATTCAAATAGCGCAGCAGTTCGACGTGTTGCTTGTCAGCTTGCGCTTGGTACATGTTCAATACATTGTCGACCTGTTCGTTCAGATTGCCAGGAGTCATCTGCAAGTCGCGCAGCCGAGTATACCGCAAGAAGTCGCGGAGTAGATTCTCCATACGCTGACACTGCTGCCGAATAATGTCCACCTTGGCTTCGGCACGCCGCCGACCTGGCCACTGAGCCTCCGTCAATTCCTCACTCAACAAGTCAGCATTCATGTGGATCACCGAAATCGGATTCTTGATTTCGTGAGCCAATGAACCCGCCAACTCGGCCAGCTCTAGATAGTGCCGCTGAAGCGGATCAAACTGGTCGTCGTCGGGCAAACCGTTTTCTTGTTGATCCATACTGGCAGGAAGCTGCGTTTGCGCAGGTGATAGCTGTCAACGAATTTTGTAACTCAAGGTGGAACATTATACCGACGTTGACAAACGTCGCTGCGCATCGGCGCTTGGGCGTCGGTTACCGCCTCTGCGTCAATGTTAACCAGTCACGCGCACCCACCGTCTTGGCGACGCTAACCCTGGTCTTCAGATTCAATTTGGCGGTTCTATCGCCCAGTCTGGGCGGCTAAAAACAGAATAATCGGCAGGTTCGGAACAGCCACCTTGCTTTACCCAGCCTCCACAAACCGCTTATTTCCCTAAATTCATTGACAACAATTCGGCTACCCAACTATGATTAGGGATGTCTGTCCGCGCATGTCGGTCCACCTATACGGGTGGATTAGCCTGACGGCGGTTGAATGAACTAGTCTGTTCCAAGAAAACTGGCTGAACGCTTCCAGCCATCTCAAAGGGATTGCAGTATGACTCTGCTTGGAAAAGTGTTTACACTCACCATCCTGGTGTTGAGTGTGATCTTTTTTTCGGTTGCCGTAGCGGTCAATTCGACGCACATCAACCAAAAGAAGGAAGCGGAAAGACAGAAGACACTGGCCGATAATGCCACGCGCGAGAAGGAGCAACTACAAGGGTTGCTAGAGAGCCTCAAACGCGAGCTGGCAATTGAGCAGATGGCGCGGCGCACTGCCCTGGCCGCACTACAGACTCAGGTTAGTGCGTTGGATACCGAACTGTCGGCCAAGGAAAAAGAGTTGCGTGACCTGCAAACCGCGCATACCACACTGACGGCTGCAGAAAAATCGACCACCGAACAGTTGGCCGCTCGCAGCCGAGAAAACGAACAACTGCGTGAACAGATCAAGAACACGCGCGATAGTCGCAATCAACTGGTGCAAAAGCTGGTCGCAGCTAAAGACGAATACAATCGACTCCAGGGTTCGTTTCAAACTCTGCAGGAGCGCGCCGTGCAGTTGCGACTGGAGAACAATCTGGTAACGCAGAAGCTGCAAGTACTAGGTTTCAAACCCGATACCCTGTTGGACGCGCCTCCAGAAGTCAAGGGTGAAGTATTGGATGTTGCTTCAAACGGCTTGGTGGTGGTCTCGCTGGGACGCGACGACGGCATTCGCGAGGGCTTTACCCTGGAAGTCCATCGCTCTGGCCAGTACCTGGGTCGCGTCAAGGTGAAGACGGTCCGCGACGACAAAGCGGTAGCTGAGGTTCTAACCGGCTATCAAAAGGGTTATATCCGCGCTGGTGACAGCGTCAATTCCAAACTTTTCTAGCTCGCCGATTGGGCCGTTATGAATTTGAAACGACCACTAGACGTCTACACGGTCATGTTGATCGCGTCGACGCTGTTCATGCTGGTTGCCTGCATTCTCATGGGCCTGGAGTGGGCTCGCAGTTAGCTCTCCAATTCGCTGCGTCGGCGAGGGACCGACTGATAACCCTCGCCCGGGTCTCAGGTCGTGAAGCCTGCCGTCAGTGGAGGCTTGATGCAATCTCGGTGGACCAGAATTCGCTAAGAACGCAGGGCTACTTCTCGCCCAGCGGGACGTCTCGAAACTGTTGATGGCACGACTTGCATTGTTGGCCAATCTGCAGGACCAGTCTGTCTAGCGTCTTCAGCGTATCGGGCGTTGGCTTGGGCAGTTCCAATTCGAGCACTTCCTTCAACTGGCCCGTCGCCTGAACCGACTCACGTATCGACTGCTGGAAGTCGTCGGACAGTTCTGAGACCTGCGGCGTACGCAACAGCTCAACGTAGTGCTCGTACAACAACAGCGCCTCGTGTACCGGATCAAGATCGGGATGATTGTCCAATCGCTGCCAACCGCCCTGGGAGAATCTCTTGAGGCGACCAAACAACTCCTCAATGTCCACCATCGCTTCAGCCATAGGTGGAATTGGCGAAACCGGTTGGAACTGAACCGGCAGGGCATCCAGCTCATTGAGGTCGACGGGCACGGCGCGACGGACCGCTTGATACAGCCCGCGATAATTCGGGTCGGTGCCCGCCAACTTTAGAATGTCCAGCGCCGCTGAGGGTGTAACCAATCCGGCTGACACACAGGCGGCGGCGGCAGCAGCCGGACTGCGGTGGCGACCGTGATGGCAGTGGATATAGACCGGTCCCTGCAGTGTGCGAACGGCTTTGGCCAATTCCATCACCCGCGAATCAGAAATGCCATCGTACCCGTGAGGCAAATGCACATAGCTCAGGCGATGCTTAGTCGCAGCTTCCACATCCGGTGTCGCCCCATCCACGCTGATCACCGTCTTGACGCCCAGCTTGGCCAGTTCGGCAAACGCCGCCTCTCCCTGTGGCAAACCGCCAGAGAATACTTGAGCGTGGACCTGAATACAGTTTACCAGATGTTCGCATTCGATCTTGCGGAACTCGAATGGAGCTTTGTCGCTGGTCGAAGCCTCCACAGCCTGCTGCTGTGACCACGACACGACCGGCGCTAATACTAGCCAGCCAGCCAGCCAACCAACCGCCAGCCGCTGCCAGCCAGGCATGCGACTCGCCTGGTCCATAATTATTCGCAGGATATGGCGACCGGATTGGTTGAGCATAAAAAAGTTCATTATTTTAGCTTGGCAGTCAGCAGGATGCACCTCAATGCGAATCGGTTGAATTGAAGTGCCCCAAATTTGGAACCACTTCCCTTTTGCCAGAGCGCGTCGCAGGCCGCCTCCGGACCAGCGCCCAGCAGATGATGCTGAGCGACCGCCGTTTGAGCAACGCATGTTGGTCCGGTACTCTGGCCGCAGGATTGGACGGTTCCGTCTTCACGCCCTCTGAGTTTCAGCCAGGTTCCCGTGGGGCACTCACCCCATTGTTCCATCAGCCATTGCCAAGCGATCCAACGGACTTCTGACTGCGATTCCAGGTCGATTCAAAACATGGGTGTAGATCATTGTAGTGCTGACATCGGCGTGCCCCAACAGCTCTTGGACGGTGCGAATATCATAGCCATCTTCCAGCAAGTGAGTGGCAAAGCTGTGGCGCAGGCAATGCGGAGAAATGTTTTTTTCGATACCGGCCCGTACGGAAGCACGCTTGACACCCTCAGCTAGCACCGATTCATGCAAATGATGTCGTCGCCACGCACCGCTCCGAGGGTCACGCGATCGCTTGGTCGCCGGAAATACAAACTGCCAGGCAAACTCCCGCGGTGCATTGGGGTATTTCTCCGCCAACGCATCAGGCAGCCACACCTGGCCGTACCCCTCCGCTAAATCACGCTGGTGCAGTTCTCGTGACACATCCACTTGCAGCCGTAGCGCATCGACAGCATGGGCTGGCAGAACCGTCACGCGATCCTTGCGGCCCTTACCTTCGCGAACCAATATCTGCCCGGTATCGAATTCGATGTCCTTGACTCGTAGCCGTAAGCACTCCATCAATCGCAGCCCAGCTCCATACAGCAACTGAGCCATCAGCAGATCGCGCCCACCCAATTGCTCCATCAGCCGCTGTACCTCGCCACGGCTCAGCACCACAGGCAGTCGATCGGAATTCTTGGCCCGCACTGCGTCCAAGAAACCCAACTCCCGCTTGAGTACCACGCGAAATAGAAATAGCAGTGCGCTAAAAGCCTGATTCTGAGTACTTGCCGATACATTTCTATCGACCGCCAGTGAACTCAAGTATTCCTTGATCTGCGGCTCGCCAAGAGCCTGGATTTGACTGACCCCGTAGACGCGCAAAAACCGCATTGCCCAGCCCACGTAAGCGCTTTCAGTGCCAATGGAGTAATGTCGCATTCGGATTTCGCGCCGGAACTGCTGGATGATCTCTGGCTCCGACGGATCGAGTAGACCGGGCATAGCCGCCGAGTCTCCAGCGCCTGAATTCGAACGCCCGTAAGTCCCAGACTGCCTCTCCTTACCAGCCAGCTCGGTCAGCTTCTGGATGATGTCGCTCAGATCGATCGGCTTGTGCTGCCAGACGACTGACTGATACGAGTCGATCGCCCTCGCTAACTGCAAGCGAACCCATGCGCCCTGCCCGCGCTTCTTCAGGCTACCCAGAAACTCGACCCCCTTATCACGGTCGATCGACAACGTTTCATGTTTTCCTTGCGCTGAAACAGTTGAAACTGTTCGATCCATCGCGGAAACCACTCCATGTCGTTACTGCGTAGGCCCAAACGCTTAACCACAGCCTGATATTCTGCCGCTGACATTGCGTTACCCTCCGTCAATTACCGAACCGCCCCACCGAGGCAGTATTTGGTTATTCCAGACTAGCGCAAAGGTACAGTTTGACCGCAGCCTAGCGTGTAGTAAAATCCTAGAGCGTCGGCTTCCGTGCCGACTATTCGAATATCGGAGTTCTGGCTCGCTAGCTGCGTATACTAATCGTTCGGCGATAAGAAACTCAGCAGCGCATTTTATAAAACGCAACGCGAGAAAATCCGCCAACCGCCACAATGTCGTCACCCTGGACATCAGAAGCCCCAACAGTAGGCTCCAAAAATGACAACCACCGTCGCTACAACACTCGAAAGCCAAATCGCCAAGAAGCAAACTGACACAGTCTATTCAATTGGCATTGCAATACTCGGCACTGGTGGCATCTCTGCGCTTCCAACGCCAATGCTGGAATTGCCGAAGCAGCTGGGAATCGCCGCTGCTGACCTCGCACTTATGCTCCAAATTCATCAGATTTGGTTCAGCGAAGTGGTATCGAAGAAAACATTTGAAGATTTAATGCAAGAGGCTGGACTAGCCAGTTTGATTGGTGGTGTCGTGGTCTACACGGGGGTCAAGGTTACTGAGGGCCTTTTGGCGGAAGCCACAAATTTTGCACCAGTAATTGGATGGATCGTTTCAGGAATAATAACGGGCTCTGTTACAGGTCTGGTTGCGTATGTATGGTGGCAGTTCTGTGAAACACGCTGGCGCAAGTTGCACGGTCGGTAGATCAACAAATCGCCGAACAAGGCGGTCAACCGGAGCGGCGGTTGGCGCGTTTTCTGGACTCCAAGCCGGTGGCCGCCGCCCGGTTACCTTGGTCGTTAGCCCTTCAAACTATGGCACAAGACGAAACGATTTCGTTCTCCTCAGACGACGCGCAAATGGAAGCCGCGATCGACGACGCCAAATCCACCATCAAGCAATTCTTTGACGCATATTGCAGCCCAACTGAACAGCAAACCGGCTTTCTCTTAAAGGTGGTTTTTGACGAAGGAGACCAGCGCGAACACATATGGCTGGCGGATCTCGACTTTTCGGGCGAACTTCCCAGTGGCGTCGTTGCCAACGAACCCGATCTGCCGAGTCTGACCTTCATGCAGAGGGTCGAGTTTGATCCGTCGTACATCTCAGATTGGATGTACGTCGATGGCGGCCGCTTGGTTGGCGCCTACACCACTAGATTGATTCGAGACCGAATGACTCCGAAAGAACGGGCGGAACTCGATGCGCGTTCGCCATACACATTCTGAACCACGGGCTAATCGGGTAAGGGCGTCCCTTTCGGGACACCCTCCCCACACCACCGCGGCATGCGGGTCCGCACCGGGCGGTCGGGCGAATACGGGCAAGCGAGGCCCAGAGAGTCTTGAGGCTGAGTAACCCCTGTTCGGTTAGCCAGGCGTTGGTCATTCCGACACCACTGGCTATGGTTTTAGCCATATGCCAAGGGCCTTTACGACTTCGCGCATGGCGAATGGCTTGACGAGTTGGCACGCCTAACTCAATCAGCATTTCGCGGCGACGCTTCGGTCTGCGCCACTGTTTCCAGTAGCACATGCGAATGCGGCGACGAAGCCACTGGTCTAACCGGTCGAACAGTTTCAACTGTGCTGCCAAGCCGAAGTAGCCCATCCAGCCACGCACGTAGCTTCGCAGCAGACTGAGTCGGTAGTCCATCGAGATGCCTCGACTTCGACCGGTCAGCTCACGAATGCGGTGCTTGAATTTCTGGGTCGACTTCTCAGAGACTTGAATCGTTCCCCTGTTGCCCTTGAACGAGAACCCGAGGTACTCGAACTGGTCGCAGGATACGATCCGACTCTTAGCTTGGTTGACGACCAATCGTAATTCTTCGGTGAGGTATCGCGTGACCGATTGCATGATCCGTCCGGCGGCTCGCTCCGATTTGGCGAAGATCGCAAAATCGTCGGCGTAGCGCACAAACGGCAGTCCTCGTTTCTCCAATTCCTTGTCCAGGTCATCCAGCAGGGTGTTGGCAAGTAGCGGAGAGGCTGGACCTCCTTGCGGAGTTCCTTCATCGGTCGCTTGCAGTACCCCTTCCACCATCACGCCAGCTCGCAGGCAGTTGCCAATCAGACGCAGCAGTCGATTGTCCTTCACCTTTCGGGCCACTCGCACCATGAGAACGTCATGCTGCACTCGGTCGAAAAATTTGGAAAGATCAAGATCAGCCGAGTAGCGATAGCCACGCCGGATGATGCTGCGGACCTTCTTGGCCGCTCCGTGAGCCGAGCGTTTGGGGCGGAATCCGAAGCTCGATTCCGAGAAACTCGGATCGAAGATGGGTGTCAAGACTTGAACGATGGCTTGTTGGATCAGACGTTCCACTACGTTTGGTATGCCGAGCAAACGCTGACCGCTGCCATCGGGTTTGTCGATAGCCACTCGTCGCACGGCTTGCGGGCGATAGGTGCCATCGAGCAATTGTTGTCGGATCGTTTCCCAACGAGGGCGAAACCATTCTGGAAATTCCGCGATCGTAATCCCGTCGGGCCCGGGGGCTCCACGGTTGGCTTTCACGTTCTTCCAAGCGGTTTCGATGTTGGCTGGATCGACAACGCGTTCCATCAACGACTCACTAAAGTCCCTCAAGGCTGGCTGCTCGGTGTGCGCCGCGAAGGTCGGTCCCGGTCGGGATAATGAACCTGTGGTCTGTGAACCCTCGCAGCCTGGAAAATGCAGATCTGCTTGCTCACAGGGGTTCCCTCGTCGCGAGTCCACCAATGGCTCCTCCTTGTTCTTCATTGTTTGGTCCTTCCTGTTCCCATTGGAATTGGGGTTTCAGTACTACGACCTCTGCTGACTCCTGCCTCGCCCAAGCTGAATTTCTTCAGCTTGTTCCAACCTTTCAGCCGCAGATGCTTACTCGTTGGAGCAAACGGAGGCTCGCTAGCAGCCTAGCAGGTCTCCCCGGATAAGAGCGTGATGTTTCGCTGCACAAGCTCGTGGTTTACCTGATCGGTCGTTTGGGAACGGCTTTGCCATGTTGTGCTGGCTCGCCTAACCGGTCCGGCCTTATACC
Proteins encoded in this window:
- the hydA gene encoding dihydropyrimidinase; its protein translation is MRFDKLVTGGQIATPGGIVQADIGIAGDKITAIGQNLADSASADTIIDASGHLVMPGVLDVHVHLELPFCGTTSSDDYRTGTRAAARGGVTTLIDFAIPYAKEGRYESLSEAVDNWHKKAEGKALIDYTFHVCITNWDQHRQQIPGMVQRGFSTFKEFMIYQSEGWQSDDRALFGTLEKMAELGSMLLVHAESSRVLDELIARHHTPKLMQQYGAQLHAMTRPNYIEAEAIQRAVTWCEITGGPLYIVHMSTGQGADIVKAAQARGVPVIAETCAQYLILDDSVFSRPDGHLYACCPQVKKPADIARLWQGLRDGEVSVVSTDTCTFTRQQKAMWNGDWTKIPMGMPGLETLLPVVYTTGVLEGRLELAQMVDVLCHHPARVMGLAPRKGAIQIGSDADLVIIHPTRKFTVDPATMETGADWNPYEGMELAGFARTTLSRGEVIVDNYKVVGNEGRGQWLARRSAGG
- a CDS encoding HAMP domain-containing histidine kinase, with the protein product MDQQENGLPDDDQFDPLQRHYLELAELAGSLAHEIKNPISVIHMNADLLSEELTEAQWPGRRRAEAKVDIIRQQCQRMENLLRDFLRYTRLRDLQMTPGNLNEQVDNVLNMYQAQADKQHVELLRYLNPDLPSVLLHSDSLQAALVNLVKNALEAMEDGGQLIVRTYITPRGVAIDLIDTGCGMEDNTAIHMFDPFYSTKHGGSGLGLPTARKIIEAHGGRISVHSELGRGTKFVLEFPMPARLGERSPGGEV
- a CDS encoding aspartate aminotransferase family protein, with the translated sequence MSIAHQFAVSLPQCDHQPRRYTGPSRDEVWALRQRYLNPGLLTYYQRPLMLVEGYMQYLFDDAGQRYLDLFAGIVSVSCGHCHPKIVQRVQQQVGLLPHATTIYLHPNVAELGAKLAAKLPAGLEVAYFTNSGSEANDLAILMARLYTGQRDVIALRNGYHGGSGITMSITSHHTWKYEAAATTSVYHAAAPDPYRSLFSGDADQVARDSVADLRQVIQYSTTGKLAAFIAEPIQGVGGTTAGAPSYLPQAYQAAREHGGLCIADEVQTGFGRTGEHYWGFQNYSVVPDIVTMAKSLGNGAPIGAVVTRPEIADTMRQRLHVNTFGGNPVSTAAALAVLDVIDEDGLQENARQVGGYFKDQLLQLQDKYEIIGDVRGLGLMLGVELVTDRSTKQPAREQTARLHEMLRECSVLVGKGGLYGNVLRIKPPLCITRADVDYAIAAIDYGLSQL
- a CDS encoding NCS1 family nucleobase:cation symporter-1 yields the protein MTPDSTALRDSPLCNPDLAPVPPEHRTWTVWNIAALWVGLSVCIPTYMMAAGLVAQGMSIGQSMLTIALGNLIVLIPMVLNAHAGTRYGIPFPVLLRASFGTLGANVPAMMRALVACGWFGIQTWIGGAAIYTLHVVIFGFSAAEVGSGPWLGLTLGHWSCFLLFWLVNMAIILMGIDSIKWLENLAAPFLLISGLALLVWAVRTAGGPAALFDPQVIQQIRGQEVQEFDFWRVFGPNLTAMVGFWATLSLNIPDFTRYARSQRDQMLGQLIGLPSTMALFSFIGIAVTCASVLIYGQAIWQPVDLVGRFGNPVLVGVALLALTVATLSTNIAANIVSPANDFSNLWPRRISFKLGGLIAGVIGIGILPWKLIADPSGYIFTWLIGYGGLLGAIAGVMIVDYFLIRRGHLNVDELYQVTGRYRYQAGFNWRALVALALGISVNVPGFIVQVVGRESLQIPEVLNVIYTYAWFAGLLVAGVAHATLSTLFPAVSHQATLRGT
- a CDS encoding acyltransferase; translated protein: MARIVRGALIQTKLCSDSSDVHVIKQAMIDRVVAQLDQAAQRGAQVACMQELFYGPYFCAEQNRKWYDITERIPDGPTTRLMQQIAAKHHMVLVVPIYEEEMTGVYYNTAAVIDADGKYLGKFRKMHLPHCEPGFWEKFYFRPGNLGYPVFNTQVGQVGVYICYDRHFPEGWRALGLGGAEIVFNPSATVAGLSEYLWKLEQTAAAANNIYYVGAINRPGTEQPWNMGEFYGQSYFANPRGQIMAEGKRLEDDVVIADLDLEMIREVRNVWQFYRDRRPDSYQDLTAP